A DNA window from Staphylococcus warneri contains the following coding sequences:
- a CDS encoding succinate dehydrogenase cytochrome b558 subunit, whose translation MAQSKNEFYLRRIHSLLGIIPIGAFLIVHLLVNHQATQGAEAFNKASGFMESLPFLLVVEFVLIYIPLLYHGLFGLHIAFTAKENVGHYSLFRNWMFFFQRASGILSFIFIAVHLWQTRLQKAFFGKAVDYNMMHEYLHNPVWAIIYIVCVIAVVFHFSNGLWSFLVTWGILQSKKSQRVFTWVSLIVFLIISYIGVSAIIAFM comes from the coding sequence TTGGCTCAATCAAAAAATGAATTCTATCTAAGACGAATTCACTCGTTATTAGGTATTATCCCAATCGGTGCATTCTTAATTGTTCACTTATTGGTCAATCATCAAGCAACACAAGGGGCGGAAGCTTTTAATAAAGCATCAGGTTTCATGGAATCATTACCATTCTTATTGGTAGTTGAATTTGTATTAATCTATATTCCGCTGTTATATCATGGTTTATTTGGATTACACATTGCATTCACAGCAAAAGAGAATGTTGGACATTACTCTTTATTCAGAAACTGGATGTTCTTCTTCCAAAGAGCAAGTGGTATTTTATCTTTCATCTTTATCGCAGTGCACTTATGGCAAACACGTCTACAAAAGGCATTCTTCGGTAAAGCGGTTGATTATAATATGATGCATGAATATCTACATAATCCAGTATGGGCAATAATTTACATCGTTTGTGTTATTGCAGTTGTATTCCACTTTTCTAACGGATTATGGTCATTCTTAGTAACATGGGGTATTTTACAATCTAAAAAATCACAACGTGTCTTCACATGGGTATCGTTAATTGTATTTTTAATCATTTCTTATATCGGCGTATCAGCTATCATTGCATTTATGTAA
- the uvrC gene encoding excinuclease ABC subunit UvrC, with product METYQEKIKTKLNVVPLEPGCYLMKDRNDQVIYVGKAKKLRNRLRSYFTGAHDAKTTRLVSEIRNFEFIVTSSETESLLLELNLIKQYQPRYNILLKDDKSYPFIKITKEKHPRLIVTRTVKKGTGKYFGPYPNAYSAQETKKLLDRIYPFRKCDKMPDKLCLYYHIGQCMGPCVYDVDLDKYAQMTKEISDFLHGEDKTILNHLQERMEKASESLDFERAKEYRDLIQHIHNLTKKQKIMSTDNTIRDVFGYSVSKGWMCIQVFFIRQGNMIKRDTTMIPIQQTEEEEFYTFIGQFYSLNQHILPKEVHVPKHLDKDIIQSVVDTKIVQPSRGAKKEMIDLANHNAEVSLNNKFELIARDESRTVKAIEELGERMGIQTPIRIEAFDNSNIQGVDPVSAMVTFVDGKPDKKGYRKYKIKTVEGPDDYKSMREVVRRRYTRVLNEGTPLPDLIIVDGGKGHMNGVMDVLENELGLDIPVAGLQKNDKHQTSELLYGASAEIVPLKKNSQAFYLLHRIQDEVHRFAITFHRQTRQKTGLKSVLDDIEGIGAKRKTKLLRTFGSIKKMKEASLEELKKSGLPENVAKNLQHALQNK from the coding sequence ATGGAAACGTATCAAGAAAAAATTAAAACAAAACTAAATGTAGTGCCATTGGAGCCAGGGTGCTATTTGATGAAAGACCGTAATGATCAAGTGATTTATGTCGGTAAAGCTAAGAAACTACGTAATCGATTACGTTCTTATTTTACGGGTGCACATGATGCAAAAACAACTCGCTTAGTAAGTGAAATTCGTAATTTCGAGTTTATAGTGACATCGAGTGAAACAGAATCCTTACTTTTAGAATTAAACTTAATTAAACAATATCAGCCACGTTATAACATTTTATTAAAAGATGATAAAAGCTATCCTTTCATCAAAATTACTAAAGAAAAGCATCCAAGATTAATTGTAACGAGAACCGTTAAAAAAGGGACTGGCAAATATTTTGGTCCATATCCTAATGCTTATTCCGCACAAGAAACAAAAAAATTATTAGATCGTATTTATCCATTTAGAAAATGCGATAAAATGCCAGATAAATTATGTCTTTATTATCATATTGGTCAATGCATGGGTCCGTGTGTGTATGATGTCGATTTAGATAAATATGCACAAATGACAAAAGAAATTAGTGACTTCTTACATGGTGAGGACAAAACAATATTAAACCATTTACAAGAACGCATGGAAAAAGCGAGTGAGTCTCTCGATTTCGAACGTGCAAAAGAGTACCGTGATTTAATCCAACATATTCATAATCTCACTAAAAAACAAAAAATTATGTCAACAGATAATACGATTCGTGATGTCTTTGGTTATAGCGTGTCGAAAGGTTGGATGTGCATTCAAGTCTTTTTCATTAGACAAGGGAATATGATTAAAAGAGATACTACGATGATTCCAATTCAACAAACTGAAGAAGAAGAATTTTATACTTTTATCGGTCAATTTTATAGTTTAAACCAACATATTTTACCGAAAGAAGTACATGTTCCGAAACATTTAGATAAAGACATCATACAATCGGTTGTAGATACTAAAATTGTACAACCATCTCGTGGTGCGAAAAAAGAAATGATTGATTTGGCAAATCATAATGCAGAAGTTTCGCTCAATAATAAGTTTGAATTGATTGCTAGGGATGAATCTAGAACGGTCAAAGCAATAGAAGAACTTGGTGAAAGAATGGGTATTCAGACACCAATTAGAATCGAAGCATTCGATAATTCAAATATTCAAGGTGTGGATCCTGTCTCTGCCATGGTAACTTTTGTTGATGGTAAACCAGATAAAAAAGGATATCGTAAATATAAAATTAAAACAGTCGAAGGTCCTGACGACTATAAATCAATGCGAGAAGTTGTTCGACGTCGATATACACGTGTACTAAACGAAGGTACACCTTTGCCTGATCTCATCATTGTCGATGGTGGTAAAGGGCATATGAATGGTGTTATGGATGTTCTTGAAAATGAATTAGGCTTAGACATACCAGTGGCTGGATTACAAAAAAACGATAAACACCAAACGTCCGAGTTACTATATGGTGCAAGTGCAGAAATCGTACCATTAAAGAAAAATAGTCAAGCCTTCTATTTACTTCATCGAATTCAAGATGAAGTGCATCGATTTGCTATTACGTTCCATAGACAGACAAGACAGAAAACAGGACTTAAATCTGTGCTTGATGATATTGAGGGTATTGGAGCAAAACGTAAAACGAAATTATTAAGAACATTTGGCTCAATTAAGAAAATGAAAGAGGCATCATTAGAAGAATTAAAAAAATCCGGACTTCCGGAAAATGTTGCAAAAAACTTACAGCACGCACTTCAAAACAAATAA
- the trxA gene encoding thioredoxin has product MAIVKVTDSDFDSKIESGVKLVDFWATWCGPCKMIAPVLEELAGDYEGKADILKLDVDENPSTAAKYEVMSIPTLIVFKDGQPVDKVVGFQPKENLAEVLDKHL; this is encoded by the coding sequence ATGGCAATCGTAAAAGTAACAGATTCTGATTTTGATAGTAAAATTGAATCTGGTGTTAAATTGGTAGATTTCTGGGCTACTTGGTGTGGACCATGTAAAATGATCGCTCCAGTTTTAGAAGAATTAGCTGGGGACTATGAAGGTAAAGCAGATATCTTAAAATTAGATGTAGATGAAAACCCATCAACTGCAGCAAAATACGAAGTAATGAGTATTCCAACTTTAATCGTATTTAAAGACGGACAACCAGTTGATAAAGTAGTAGGTTTCCAACCTAAAGAAAACTTAGCAGAAGTATTAGATAAACATCTATAA
- a CDS encoding endonuclease MutS2, which produces MRQKTLDVLEFDKIKSFVANEAISDLGREKVAEMSPATDFETVEFQINETDEISQIYNKHRLPSLSGLTKVAQYIHRSTIGGVLNVTELNAIKRLIQVQNQFKTFYNQLLEEDEEVKYPILDSQMAQLPILTDLFKDINDKCDAHDLYDHASYELQSIRSKISSTNQRIRQNLDRVVKSQANRKKLSDAIVTVRNDRNVIPVKAEYRQDFNGIVHDQSASGQTLYIEPSSVVEMNNQISRLHNDEAVERERILTELTSQVAVESDALLLAESIMGHLDFLIAKARYARAIKGTKPTFHNERTVYLPNAYHPLLDHNTVVANTIEFVDDIETVIITGPNTGGKTVTLKTLGLIIVMAQSGMLIPTLDGSQLSVFENVYCDIGDEQSIEQSLSTFSSHMKNIVEILKEADKNSLILFDELGAGTDPSEGAALAMSILDHVRNLGALVMATTHYPELKAYSYNREGVMNASVEFDVETLSPTYKLLMGVPGRSNAFDISKKLGLSLNIINKAKTMIGTDEQEINNMIESLEKNSKRVDEQRIELDRLVKEAQTTHDELEKQYQQYQNYEKSLMDEAKEKANQRVKSATKEADAILKELRELRDKKGADVKEHELIDKKKQLDDQYEAKSIKQNVQKQKYDKIQAGDEVKVLSYGQKGEVLELVGDEEAVVQMGILKMKLPIEDLEKMKKKKETPTKMVTRANRQTVKTELDLRGYRYEDALIELDQYLDQAVLSNFEQVYIIHGKGTGALQKGVQQHLKRHKSVKTFRGGMPSEGGFGVTVASLK; this is translated from the coding sequence ATGAGACAAAAAACATTAGACGTCTTAGAATTTGATAAAATAAAATCATTCGTAGCTAACGAAGCTATCAGTGATTTAGGACGTGAAAAAGTCGCAGAAATGTCTCCAGCAACAGATTTTGAAACTGTAGAATTTCAAATTAATGAAACAGATGAAATATCACAAATATATAATAAGCATCGATTGCCAAGTTTAAGCGGTCTAACCAAAGTAGCACAGTACATTCACCGTTCAACTATTGGTGGTGTATTAAATGTGACCGAATTAAATGCGATTAAACGCTTAATTCAAGTTCAAAATCAGTTTAAGACATTTTATAATCAATTATTAGAAGAAGATGAAGAAGTTAAATATCCTATCTTAGATAGCCAAATGGCACAATTACCCATTTTAACGGATTTATTTAAGGATATTAATGATAAGTGTGACGCCCATGATTTATATGACCATGCGAGTTACGAGTTACAAAGTATTCGAAGTAAAATATCAAGTACAAATCAACGAATTAGACAGAATTTAGATCGTGTGGTTAAAAGTCAGGCCAACCGAAAGAAATTATCAGATGCAATTGTAACTGTTCGAAATGATAGAAATGTAATTCCAGTAAAAGCAGAATATAGACAAGATTTTAACGGTATTGTTCATGATCAATCTGCATCAGGACAAACGTTGTATATTGAACCATCATCTGTGGTAGAAATGAACAACCAAATTAGTCGCTTGCATAATGATGAGGCAGTTGAACGTGAACGTATATTAACTGAGTTAACGTCACAAGTAGCTGTTGAATCAGATGCATTATTATTAGCTGAATCGATTATGGGACATCTTGATTTTTTAATTGCAAAAGCAAGATATGCCCGTGCTATCAAAGGTACGAAACCTACATTTCATAATGAAAGAACAGTTTATTTACCTAATGCATATCATCCCTTATTAGATCATAATACGGTTGTAGCAAATACAATTGAGTTTGTAGATGATATTGAAACAGTGATTATCACTGGACCTAACACAGGTGGTAAAACTGTCACGTTAAAAACTTTAGGCCTTATTATAGTTATGGCACAATCAGGCATGCTTATTCCAACATTAGATGGCAGTCAACTCAGTGTCTTTGAGAATGTATATTGTGATATTGGTGACGAACAATCAATAGAACAATCTCTATCTACATTTTCATCTCATATGAAAAATATTGTAGAAATCTTAAAAGAAGCAGATAAAAATAGCTTAATATTATTTGATGAATTAGGTGCTGGAACAGATCCGAGTGAAGGGGCTGCTCTTGCTATGAGTATATTAGATCATGTAAGAAATCTAGGTGCTCTAGTGATGGCAACTACCCATTATCCTGAACTAAAAGCATATAGTTATAACCGTGAAGGCGTGATGAATGCGAGCGTCGAATTCGATGTGGAAACGTTAAGCCCAACATATAAGTTATTAATGGGTGTCCCAGGACGTTCTAATGCATTTGATATTTCTAAAAAATTGGGCTTGAGTCTTAATATAATTAATAAAGCCAAAACAATGATAGGTACAGATGAACAAGAAATTAATAATATGATCGAATCATTAGAGAAAAATTCAAAACGTGTAGATGAACAACGCATTGAACTAGATAGACTGGTTAAAGAAGCGCAGACGACACATGATGAATTAGAAAAACAATATCAACAATATCAAAATTATGAGAAATCATTGATGGATGAAGCAAAAGAAAAAGCAAATCAACGTGTAAAATCTGCAACAAAAGAGGCAGATGCTATTCTTAAAGAGTTAAGAGAACTGAGAGATAAAAAAGGTGCGGATGTTAAAGAACACGAACTTATAGATAAGAAAAAACAACTTGATGATCAATATGAAGCAAAATCAATAAAACAAAATGTCCAAAAACAAAAATATGATAAAATCCAAGCTGGTGATGAAGTTAAAGTATTATCTTATGGCCAAAAAGGTGAAGTGCTCGAGTTAGTTGGAGATGAAGAAGCGGTTGTTCAAATGGGAATATTGAAAATGAAATTACCAATTGAAGATTTAGAAAAAATGAAAAAGAAAAAAGAAACACCGACTAAAATGGTCACAAGAGCTAACCGACAAACAGTTAAAACGGAACTTGATTTAAGAGGATATCGTTATGAAGATGCTTTAATTGAATTAGATCAATATTTAGATCAAGCCGTCTTAAGTAATTTTGAACAAGTTTATATTATTCATGGTAAGGGTACAGGCGCATTACAAAAAGGTGTGCAACAACATCTAAAAAGACATAAAAGTGTGAAAACATTTAGAGGTGGCATGCCTAGTGAAGGTGGATTTGGTGTTACCGTCGCATCACTAAAATAG